Genomic window (Allostreptomyces psammosilenae):
TATTCGGCTCGGCCTTACCCTCCTCGACGCGATCGGCTCCGCCGATCGGCCCGCCGCGCACCGGATCGTCAAGGATCTCCATCGCAGGACGACAGACGCCGAAGACGGCTACGCGGCTCGCGAGAATCTGGCGCACCCCCTGTTCACCGCGATCGCCACGGAACAGCAAGCACAGGACTGCCGTGCGCTCGTGCGGACCTGTGCCCTCGGCGGAGGGATCCTCCCGGACGAGTTGCGGGGAGAACTGACGGCGGCCCTGCGTGCCAGCGACACCGTGATCCGGAAAGGTCTCGGCCGTAGAAGCTGACGTGTCCGCAATCAACTGCTCGATCACCTCGGGCACCTCGCACTCGTCGAAGACGAAAGACGAGGAGCCTTCCGCCGACGAGCGGCGGGGGTCGGGTCGGTGTGCTGGGTGGGCGACGACGGGGAGCACGGCCGGCGTGGTCCGCGCGTGCCGGCCGTGCTCCCGCTCCCGTCACCGGATCCGTCGGGCCCGGCGGGCCGTCAGCCCAGCCCCCAGGTGTGGCCGAGGTGGTACGCCGCGCAGAGGTTGACGTCCAGGATGTACGCCCCGGTGGTGCCGCACTGGGTGGTGCCGGTTCCCGGGTCGACCGGCTGGCCGTGTCCCATGCCGGTGAGGGAGTACGTCTCCACGGCCGGCCGGCCCGCGGTGTCGTGGTAGACGCGGTGGGGGTATCCGGCGACGGTGTCGCTGACGTCGGCCGTGGCGTCCGTGCCGTGCACGTTGGTCCACTGGGCGACCAGTTCGGTCATGTTGGCGGGGACGACGGTGTAGTCGGCGGTGCCGTGGAGCACCGTCAGCCGCGGCCAGGGGCCGGTGTGCGGGCTGGCGGCGCGCACCAGGTCGCCCCAGTGGTCGGCGGTGCGCGGCACGCTCCCGTACATGCACAGGTAGGGGGTGCCCGCGGTCTGCGCGCACCGGTAGGGCAGCCCGGCCACGACGCCGCCGGCGGCGAAGACCTCCGGGTAGGTGGCCATCATCACCGCGGTCATGGCGCCGCCGGCGGACAGCCCGGTGACGTGGATCCGCGAGCGGTCGGTGCCCAGGTCGACGACCATCCGCTCAACCATCTGCCGGATGGAGAGCGCCTCCCCCGACCCGCGGCTGTTGTCGCCGGTCAGGAACCAGTTGAAGCAGGAGGTCAGGTTGTTGGCGGCGGTCTGCTGGGGCAGCAGCACGGCGAAGCCCCAGCGGTCGGCGAGCCGCGTCCAGCCGGAGCCGGTGCCGTAGCCGGAGGCGTTCTGGGTGCAGCCGTGCATGGCGACGACCAGCGGGCGGCCCGGCGGCAGCCCGTCCGGGACGTAGCGGAACATCCGCAGTGCGCCGGGGTTGGAGCCGAAGCCGGTGACCTCCTGTATGGAGGCGGCGTGCGCGGTGGGCGCGGGGGCGAGCAGCGCCCCGAGCGTGAGCAGCAGGGTCGCCAGCGCGCCGAGGGCCCGCGGCCGTCGGCGCGGAGCGGGCGGCGCGCCCGGCGACGGGCGACGGAACCGGGGAAGCGGGGTGGGCAGGGGCGAGGGAGCGGGCATGGGAACCTCCCGTCCGCGCCGGGCACCGTCGCCCGGCGCGGTGTGATGGGTGTCACATCCAGGTCCGCCGA
Coding sequences:
- a CDS encoding extracellular catalytic domain type 1 short-chain-length polyhydroxyalkanoate depolymerase, translating into MPAPSPLPTPLPRFRRPSPGAPPAPRRRPRALGALATLLLTLGALLAPAPTAHAASIQEVTGFGSNPGALRMFRYVPDGLPPGRPLVVAMHGCTQNASGYGTGSGWTRLADRWGFAVLLPQQTAANNLTSCFNWFLTGDNSRGSGEALSIRQMVERMVVDLGTDRSRIHVTGLSAGGAMTAVMMATYPEVFAAGGVVAGLPYRCAQTAGTPYLCMYGSVPRTADHWGDLVRAASPHTGPWPRLTVLHGTADYTVVPANMTELVAQWTNVHGTDATADVSDTVAGYPHRVYHDTAGRPAVETYSLTGMGHGQPVDPGTGTTQCGTTGAYILDVNLCAAYHLGHTWGLG